Genomic DNA from Oligoflexus sp.:
GCACGAGTCGAATGAAGGATTTCAAGAACGAGGTGACGACGTGCGTGCCGATTTTTTCAAGGCCATGCACGCCGCCGACGAAAAGAAGGGTAGGCGCCGCGGGCTCGGTCGTTCCAAAGCGAAAGCTGAGAATGGGGAAGTCGTGATGCCGGTAGCGAACCCAGGCCTCTTCACGAACTTCCCCTACAGTGCTGATGCTATCGGCACAGGCGTAGAGGTCTTCCATTTCCGGAAAGTCTTTGAACGCAGAATACAAAATCACCACTCATTTCTGGAGGAGCGCAAATACTTGCGCCCATGCGCTTCGGAAAGTCGATCAAAATCCAATACCGTGAAAAGATCCAGGCACTGAAAATCCTGATCGAAAGCAGGAGCCCCATAAACCCGCGCACCCGCTTTCAAATAGGCGCCGAGGATCGGCGGCAGGAGGTTTTCTCCATCGCCGGCTCCGGTTTTCAGGATCATGGCCAGAAGCCCTTCGCGTTCAATGATGGAATAGCCGGACACAGGCTGAATTGGGAAGCGATCATCGAGGCAGCCGTTTTGATAAAGGTACTGATAGACCTGAACGAGATGGCGAAGATCGAGACTCTGGACGCTGGAGCAGCCAAAGAGATAGCGGCTTTGAATCGCGGCGCTATAGGCTGCGAGGCCGCGCCAGAGGAGGTGGACGAAGATGCCTTTGCTTCTTTTATCCGGTCGCACGCAGGCGCGGCTCAGTTCGAGCTTTCTGCCGGGCGTTTCCAGAAAGCTATCGATCATGAATTCACTGCAGGAATAAAAATCCTGGGTGAATTCCGAGCAGAGCAGCCGATAGCTGGCCAGCACTTCCCGCGTATCGCGATCCTGAATAATCATGAAGTCCGCATCCTGATCCCGTGCTTCCAGATCCAACCTGGGCGCCCCTTTTTTTCCAGCGAATTCCTCGATGAAGACGGCCGAGCGGAGGTCGATCACCTGACGGAATTCCTCAAGGCTGTCAGCTGTCTTGATAATGTAGCGGGCCTGTTCAAGATAAATGGGAACCTTGGCTC
This window encodes:
- a CDS encoding GNAT family N-acetyltransferase — protein: MQPDHALAPMWTSESLGLDTELPSTWRAKVPIYLEQARYIIKTADSLEEFRQVIDLRSAVFIEEFAGKKGAPRLDLEARDQDADFMIIQDRDTREVLASYRLLCSEFTQDFYSCSEFMIDSFLETPGRKLELSRACVRPDKRSKGIFVHLLWRGLAAYSAAIQSRYLFGCSSVQSLDLRHLVQVYQYLYQNGCLDDRFPIQPVSGYSIIEREGLLAMILKTGAGDGENLLPPILGAYLKAGARVYGAPAFDQDFQCLDLFTVLDFDRLSEAHGRKYLRSSRNEW